AAAATGCCGCACCGGCGCCCGCCTGTGTTCCCAGCGACCGCCCGACCTGCGGCGCCATGCCGAATCCCCAGCCCACGGTGCGCAACCACGTGCTCAGGCGCCCCTTGTCGAGCCGCACCAGCCACGGCACCTGGTACGGCGCCGTGTCCGCCTCGCGCAGGCCCTGCGCCGGCAGCACCACCATCTCATCCATGGTGATGGGTTTCGTGCACGTCACGCACTCAAACTCGCGCGGCACGAGGTGGCCTTGCGCATCGGTGCCGTAATACTCCTGATTGCAGTGCGGGCAGCAGAACTTTACGCTCGTGGGCGCGAACTCGAAATCCGCCGGGCTGAAGCCTTGGCCGCACTCCGGGCACACCCGGGCGCGGAGGTTCCAGAGCGCATAGCCGCAGGTCTTGCAGTTCATCGCGCTGCTCCGCGGGCTGCGATCAACTCCATTGGCTCACCTCGTGCCGAATCGGCCGCCGGTTGAACCAGACGAGCGTAAAGACCGGCAGCGCCCAATACCAAGTGATCTGCAAGACCAGCCCCACGCCACCGAAAGTGCGCATGATGGATCCGAACATAGCCGGCATCTGCCCGGAGATACCCGGATCGTTCTGCATCGCCTCAAACTGCGCCTGCTGCACAAGGTATCCCAGCACCCCGCCAACGACGGCCACCAGCATCTTCATCCACGACCAGTGCAGCAGCGCCATGCGCGACCAGCGCCGGCGCTTGACCAGGCCGATTCCACCCACGAGCAGCACGACCGCCACGCCGAGCGTGAGTATGTTGGCCACGACGAGATACGGCGTGTAGCGCGCCGCCGCGTCCGCCATCGCCTGGGGCTGACCGGCTTGCGTCGCCCAACTTGAGAACACCCCCTGCAGCAGGCTCGCCAGCGCACCGCAGAAGCCGCCGAGTGAACCCAGCGAGCCGAAGACGATGCAGATGATGCCGATGACGCGCGGCCAGGCCGACTCCTGCAGCCGCTCGTAATGCGGCCGATACGTCGGCGGGGCCGTGCCCACCGGCGGCACGCGCACGACGTCTCCTGCGCGCGGCCCATCCTCGCCGGGCCCGGGCGGCGGAGTCATCGGCTTGAAATCCGGAATGTCCGAGTCGGTCATGTATCGCTCTCCTGATGCATCAGCCCGCTGCGGCCGCTGCGGCGGCGCGCTGCTGCTGGGCCGCGCGGGCGCCCATGCCGCTGGCGCCCGTCATGCCGCGCACGCTTGCCAGCGAGGGCACGCCGAGCCCAAAGCCGCGCAGCGGATTGACCCAGACCTGCTGGCCGAAGAGCGGCTCGAGGCAGTACGTGTAGCCGTTCACTGATGCAATCAATCGGTCGCCATCGAGCAGCAGCGACACAAACCCGGTGCCCTTGGGGCTTTTCCACTGCCAGACGAGTTCGCCGCTGTAGCGATCGAGGGCCGCCACGCGCGAGTTGAAGCCGACGAAGATGAGATCTTCGACTCGACGCTCCGCCGTTCCGGACGATTGAGCCATTTCCGAAGCCATTGCTGGCCCCCCAAAGCACAAGACTTGCTGCCTTATCGGAGCAATCCTATCCGTAGCAGACTCTTCGCACGTCCGCTGGAGACGACCTGTCCGAAAACACGGCTCTTGAGACGCGCTGTGGACGTCGTGAGCCCCGCCGACAATCGCTCCGACCCGGAGACTCGATGCACCGCGGGAGGATGCGTTCGGAGAGGCCGTGTTGCTGATTTCACACTCCACAGATTCGGGGGGAGATTCCCCGTAGCCGCGCGTGGTAAGTCGGGTGACACTCAGGTAGTGCCAGCGTACACACCACAAGCGGCCAGGCGCCGCCAGCGATCACTCGACGGGAAGTGAACCATGAAAGCGACTTCAATGAGATCCCGCCACGCTGTAATGCTGACCTTGGCAACCGGCGTCAGCATGTCGTGCAGCAGCCAGAACGCAAGCTCCACGGCACTGAGCGAATCTGCCGACGCGCAACGCGTGGCGATGCTCGACGAACCCACGCAACGGGCACTGCTCGCCGCTCTGGACGACGAACGCCGCGCCGAGGCGTTGTATGCAGAGATCATCTCCTCGATGGGTGAGATCAGACCGTTCGTCAACATTGTCCAGGCCGAGCGCCGTCATCAGATGTTGCTGACTCCGCTGCTGGAAAAGTATGGCGTGCAGGCGCCGGCCAACCCGTATGGTTCATTCGAATTCGAAGTGCCGGCCACGCGCTCGGAAGCGTGCGTGCTGGCCGCCAGGTCAGAGCGAGAGAACATCGCCCTCTACGACCGGCTGCTGCCGACCATTGAGCAACAGGACGTTCGAGACGCGTTTGAACGGTTGCGCTGGGCGTCCGCGGAACATCATCTTCCGGCGTTCGAACGGTGCGCGGGCAGTTGATTCAAGACTCAGGCCACCAGTCGCTCATCGTCATCCGCGACTTCGGCCGAGCGCGGAAACGCCAGCGGGCGCGGGGCCGGGTCGCGCAGGCGGTCGGCCGCCTCGCGCACGAGCTCGACGATCGCTTCGAGTTCGCGATCGAGCATCGGCCGGCTCGAGCGAGGCTTGACGAACAGCCGGCTCACCCAGCAGCCAAAGCCGTTGCGCTCCACGCCGCTGGCCGCGAAGTCCGCGACCCACTCGCGATCGTCGACGACGTACTGGAACGAATGATCGCCCGGCTCGATCTCGATTTCCGCGGTCCACCACCCGTCGCCGCGCCGCTGCATGAGGTGGCGCTGAGGCGACCACTCGCAGAACGTGCCGGCCACGGCCACTGATCGCGCCTCGGGAAGATAGATCTCGAAGCGGTGCGTGCCTTGCGGCTGAGGCGTGACCATGATCGACTCGTCCCTTCCTTCGACTGCCCGCGCTAAAGTGACGGCAAGCCACGAGGGCCAGCCGCCACCCATGCCCCGACGATCCTCCAGACCGTCGCCTTCTCCACGTCCGCCCCGCAAGCCTCGCGCTGCGCGGAGGCCACAGCGATTATCGGTTGCGCTGGCGTGCGTCTTTGTCTGCGTTGGCCTGAGCGCGTGCAAAACGGGAAAATCATCCGGCACAGAGCGCCCCGGCGAAGCGCGAACCCAGGCCGCCGGCCGCTACGCGCTGCTCGAGACTTCCATCGCGACGCTGCCCGACCGGCCGCTGCTCATCCCCCTGCGCTGGACCGGCGAATCTGCCGCCGCCCCGGCGAGCGTGCAGGCCCGGACCGACGCCGGCAGCAGCGTCACGCTGCCGGTGCGCCGCCTGGGCGCCCGGCCGCCCCAACCCCGGCTCGATTCAGTGCTGCGCTACCCGCACTGGCCGTGGGCGGCGCCGCCCGCGGAGGTTTACGAGATGGGGCCGGGCCAGAACGGTGCGCCGGTTGCGACATACGTCATTATGCTCGATGATCCGCAGGCTTGGCCGGGCGCGGGAATCAACATCGGCGCCGATCGCGCCGTGCTTGTGCCCGTCACGCCGGACCCCGATGAGCCGTCGAGCGCGCCATTTGCGGGCGACAGCGAACTCGCCGAGCCCGACGCGACGTCGCCGCTCGACGCAGTCCGCCGCGCGCTGTGGCGGCGGCACGTCAATCCCGACGCAGCGGCGGGCGAGGCCGACGAGACTTCCCTCGAGCGCGTCCTCGGCCGGCAGACCAGCGGGCGCTGGATGGCGGCGCTGCGCGACCTGACCGTCATTGACGAATCACTCTCGCGGCAACTGCAAACCATGCTCATTCGCACGGCGTGGGACGGGCCGGCCCGCTTCGCCGCCTGGCCGGCGTGGGACGCCAATCTCAGCCGCCTCGAAGCGATCCTGCTGGCGCGCCTCACCGAAGCGCCGCGCGATGAGGAGTGGCGTCTGCGCCTCAGGTCCTGGTTGTCGAGCCAGCCCGACGCAGCGCCGTGGATCGAATCCGACGCCGGACTTGAAGTCAGACTGGCCTGTGCCAATCTCTCGGCCGCAGCGCAGAGCGCCTCGATGTCGTTCGCCAATCCGCCCAGGCAGCTCGCCGACCTGAGCCTCGCGCCCGCCAGCGTCGGGCGCGCGCGCCTCGGGCGCGACACGGCCCCGCCTTCGGAGCGCCTGATCGTGCGCGTGCTCGACACGAATCGCACGCTTGCGCTGCTCGCGCCGTCGGCCCTGGTGCTGCCGCCCGGCTACGGCATCGAGGTACGCTGGCGCAGCTGGACGCTGGCAACGTGGCTCGCCGGCCAGCCCGAGCCGTCCGACCCCGCGCGCCCCACGGCGCTGCTCGTGCGCCGCCATCCCGAAACCGACGAGTGGCAACTGACGATTTCCTGCACTCTCGCGCAGCCGCTGCCGCCGCCGCAGGGCGATGCGCCGCAGTCACCGCCGCCGACCGACGCCGTCGCGCACTGGAGCGAACTCGTCGGCTACGAATCGCTCACCATCCTGCTCGGCCCGTTCGATGAGCCTGTCATCGCGCTGACCGTCCTGCCCGACGGCTCGGTGCGCGACTGGCAGAGATCGGCGCTGCTCGACGCCCGCGACGTTACGACCGCTCTCGAACCAGCTCGCTGGACGGTGACGCTCTCGCTGCCGCGCGCGGTGACCGAGGGCTTGGCGCTCGATCTGGGCCTGGTGCGGATGCACGAAGGCAGCGATGCGATCGACTGCTTCCCGCGCCCCGGACTGCCCTGGCGCGCTGATCCGGGCCGGTGGCGCTTCGATCTGAGCCGCTGGGACCCGTTTCCGACTGCCTTGCCGCGATCGGCCGCGCCAAACGGAAGTGGCGAATAACCTCGCGGCAGCGCCGTCCTATGATGCGATGCAGGTGGTGTTGCCGCATTGCCGATGATCGCTGAAAGCCTCTACCGCTGCGCCCCGCAGCGCCAGGAGATGGACCATGCCCACTCTGACTCGCGCCCGTCAGTTCACCCTCGCCACGACTCTGCTCGCCGCCGTCGCACTGAGCGGCTGCAACATCGTCAGCGGCAACAAGACCGTCAGCGTGCAGGGCCGGCGCATCACCAGCGCCAGCCTCGCGCAGGTGCAGCCGAATCAAACCAGCGCCGACTGGCTCGACGCCGCGTTCGGCGCGCCGACTTCTCGCAAGACCTTCGAGCGCGACGGGGTGAAAGGCGAGATCTGGCGCTACGAGTACCGCCGCAGCGAAAGCAGCAGCGGCGAGTTCCTCTTCCTCTACGACGGCTGGAACCACAAGGAAGAAACCACCACCACCTGCTTCGAACTCATCGACGGCAAGGTGAGGCGCTACTGGACCGAGAAGAGTCCGTAAGCGCGGACTCAACTGCCCACGTCCCAGCATGATCCCTCGCGCCACAGCCGGCGGCGGAAGCCGACGGTCTACTGCACTACGGTCCTCACCACGTTGCTCGTCCGGCCTTGCTGCGCCGCCTGGAACCACACCGTTACGTTGTGCACGTCGGGAATCGGGAGCGTCCAGCGCGCTGCGCCCTGGCCGTCGGTGCGTTTCGCCGTGCCGGCCTGAACGGGCTGAGCGAGATCAAGCGTGACGCCCAGCGGCGGCACGTTGGTCGTGCCGTAGCCGCGCAGGCTGTAAATCAGGTAGGCCAGTTGATTCGGCGTGGCGCTCGTGACGTCGAACTGGCCGGACTGGCCGCCGACGAGACTGCCCACCACGAGGATCGGGAACGGATCGCAGCGCGACGTCGTGATGGACACGCCATCGATGCCTGCTTCAACAATGGACTGCGCTCCGGCGTCGTTGGCGGTGAAGCGCAGGGCCATGCTGGCCGTCATGGTGATGCTGGCTGCGTCGAGGTCGGCCTGTGAGATGGTGTGCTGCCGCCACGCGAGACCGCCGTTGGTGGTGTGCGCGATCACGGGCGTCCACGGCCCGCCGGTTCCATTGCTGGAAAGTTCAACGAGCAGACGGTCGCTGCCGTCTTCGTTCGTGAGATTGAGGTAGTAGAAGTAACCGATGCTCGCACCGCCGGCGGAGAGATCGAACACGGGCGAGGTGAGCAGCACCGCGCCGTTGTCCACGTCGGTGTTGCCGAGTTCGTTCTGCGTGAGAAACGCCGAGCCGCTGCCGTCGCCATCCGTCTCGGGGTCGTAGGCCCAGTTGGGATCGTTGACGGGTACGCCGCGCTGCCATTGGCCCGCGGTGGCGCCGTTGACGGCGGTCGTCCAGCCGAGGCTGGTTTCGAAGTTGTCTTCAAACACGGTCTGAACGCCGGTCGACGAGAGCGCGAGGTACGTTTCATTCGGCGCGGCGGCGGGGCTCACCACCAGCACGCCGTTCACATCCTCCGCGCTGAGCCAGTAGGCGACTGGCTCGCCGCAGGGCGTGAGCGGGAACACCGCCAGCCACGCGCCGCCGCCCATCGAAACGAGCGGGTTGCTCTCGTAGGGCCCGCCCGGCGGTCCGTAATGGAGCATCGCGGTGCCCGGCTCGAGCGAACCCGGCTCGGATTCATCGATGCGCAGAGAAAATCGATCGAAGCGCGGATGAATGGTGGATGGCACGCCGCTGGGCAAGTCGAACGAAATGAGCGTGCGGTTGAGGGCGACATCGATCACGCTCGGCGACCCGGGCTGCACATCAACGTGCACGACCTGCGTCTGGTAGCCCGGCGCTTCAAAAGCCACGTCGTACGCGCCGGCGGGATACGCGGCGTAGAAGCGGCCGGTCAGGGGGCTGGACGAATTGCCCTCTCCCAGCACGTAATTCACCCCCACCGGCGTGACGGTCGCCTCCAGGGGATCGCCGCTGCCGGCTTCCGTGACGCGGCCCGTCACTGGCAGGTGATGCTCGAGCATCCACACGATGCCGGGCCAGACGCGGTTGGCCTCGTCGAGCGCGCTCTGATACGACGGCTGAAACTCTGTGTGCGTCTCGATGAGAAACGCCTGCGTGCCGAAATGGCCCGCCTGCCACTGGAAGTGCTCGCCTTCGGCGCTGGGCAGGCGCGCATCGACGTAGCCCGACGCGAGCGTCAGGCCCGATGCTTCCTCCTCAAGGTACGACTCGAATGGGTGGCTCGTGCAGTTGTAGGCGTAGAGCGTCTCGCGTCCCGAAGAGTGGTAGTCGATCACTTTGGCGAAGCGCACGTCGCGGGACCAGGTCATGAGCGTCTGCGTCTCGGCTTCGGAGCCGGCGCTGGGTCCCTTGTAGGTCTCGCTGCCGGGGTTGGTCGTGCCCGAGCACGGCCGCTCCCAGCCCAGCGGGTAATTGCGATTCTGATCGACGCCGACTCCCTGGGCAAAGACGCGGCGGTTCTTGCGCCACATGTTGTTGACGGTGAAGACGTGGTTGTAGCCGTCGGGGTTCCACACCGGCGCGATCCAGATTTCGTGGCTGTCCACCAGGTCGCGGATGGCTGGGTCGCCCGCAT
This genomic interval from Phycisphaerales bacterium contains the following:
- a CDS encoding PQQ-binding-like beta-propeller repeat protein, yielding MAQSSGTAERRVEDLIFVGFNSRVAALDRYSGELVWQWKSPKGTGFVSLLLDGDRLIASVNGYTYCLEPLFGQQVWVNPLRGFGLGVPSLASVRGMTGASGMGARAAQQQRAAAAAAAG
- a CDS encoding DUF2202 domain-containing protein, with amino-acid sequence MKATSMRSRHAVMLTLATGVSMSCSSQNASSTALSESADAQRVAMLDEPTQRALLAALDDERRAEALYAEIISSMGEIRPFVNIVQAERRHQMLLTPLLEKYGVQAPANPYGSFEFEVPATRSEACVLAARSERENIALYDRLLPTIEQQDVRDAFERLRWASAEHHLPAFERCAGS